A single window of Ananas comosus cultivar F153 linkage group 17, ASM154086v1, whole genome shotgun sequence DNA harbors:
- the LOC109723180 gene encoding ras GTPase-activating protein-binding protein 1-like, whose amino-acid sequence MATPQSAPSGSAPPAQVVGNAFVPQYYHILHQSPDLVYRFYQESSKLGRPGSHGDMISVTTLDAINEKILSMDFLRAEIKTVDAQQSLGGGVIVLVTGHLTGKDNVKRDFTQSFFLAPQEKGFFVLNDIFCYVPEAGEGEGKGERAEEAEGLANGTGDPLPSQQDSIPQEEQHLQDQPVAPPEEEAEEENEEEVYDPSDNEAEPVVEEEAPVAEVIDEPPNSSQAVVADSSAAPHDEAPKKSYASIVKVMKDNAAPLSVQTHVPARAAPVKSDRQAVPAPAPAPAAIPDIPIASSSTESSNVQEPEADGYSIYVRSLPLTATPAQLEEEFKRFGAIKPGGIQVRSNKLQGFCFGFVEFEEASAVQSAIEASPITIGGRQAFVEEKRATGSRVGNRGRFAPGRGGSSFRNDGMRGRGNYGGGRGYGRGDYNNRPDFGSRGGGRGGYSNRGGDVGYQRVDHGGRGNRSSPSPPNAPSK is encoded by the exons ATGGCGACTCCGCAATCGGCCCCCTCCGGATCGGCTCCCCCTGCGCAAGTG GTGGGCAATGCGTTCGTTCCGCAGTACTATCACATCCTGCACCAGTCGCCGGATCTGGTGTATCGCTTTTACCAGGAGAGTAGCAAGCTCGGGCGCCCCGGATCTCACGGCGATATGATCTCGGTCACCACGCTCGAT GCGATCAATGAGAAGATACTCTCGATGGACTTCCTCCGAGCCGAGATTAAGACGGTGGATGCTCAGCAATCGCTAGGGGGCGGAGTGATAGTGCTTGTGACAGGGCATCTTACTGGGAAGGACAATGTGAAGAGGGACTTCACACAGTCCTTCTTCCTCGCCCCCCAGGAAAAGGGATTCTTTGTCCTGAATGATATATTCTGCTATGTCCCAGAGGctggcgagggcgagggcaagggcgagcgGGCAGAGGAGGCGGAGGGATTGGCGAATGGCACTGGTGATCCTCTTCCGTCGCAGCAGG ATTCAATTCCACAAGAGGAGCAGCACCTTCAGGATCAACCAGTGGCACCACCGGAAGAGGAGGCTGAAGAAGAGAATGAGGAGGAAGTTTATGATCCATCAGACAACGAGGCGGAACCTGTTGTAGAGGAGGAAGCACCAGTTGCTGAGGTCATTGATGAACCTCCCAACAGTTCACAGGCAGTTGTCGCTGATTCAAGTGCTGCTCCACATGATGAGGCGCCGAAAAAATCGTATGCTTCAATT GTGAAAGTCATGAAAGATAATGCTGCTCCGTTATCAGTTCAGACACATGTGCCAGCTAGGGCAGCACCAGTAAAATCAGACAGACAGGCTGTCCCTGCTCCTGCCCCAGCTCCTGCTGCAATCCCAGATATACCCATTGCTAGTTCTTCCACCGAGAGCAGCAATGTTCAAGAGCCAGAAG CTGATGGCTACTCAATATATGTAAGGAGTTTGCCATTAACTGCTACACCTGCACAACTCGAGGAGGAGTTTAAGaggtttggtgctatcaagccTGGTGGTATTCAAGTTAGAAGCAACAAG CTACAAGGGTTTTGTTTTGGATTTGTGGAGTTTGAGGAGGCTAGCGCTGTCCAAAGTGCAATAGAG GCTTCTCCTATTACGATAGGTGGTCGCCAGGCTTTTGTTGAAGAAAAGAGGGCCACTGGTTCACGAG TTGGCAACCGAGGAAGGTTTGCACCGGGCAGAGGTGGTTCCAGTTTCCGGAACGATGGGATGAGGGGGCGTGGTAACTATGGTGGTGGAAGAGGCTATGGTAGGGGAGATTACAACAACCGGCCTGATTTTGGGAGCAGAGGGGGCGGCAGGGGAGGGTATTCGAATCGGGGGGGTGATGTTGGATATCAGAGGGTTGATCATGGTGGTCGTGGTAACCGATCCAGTCCATCACCTCCAAATGCTCCCTCCAAATAA
- the LOC109723181 gene encoding ninja-family protein 6-like: MFPYSSLLPMAPNPTETELPNQSFEQHVEALDLTLGLSLPQRPPTYDNVLGMHCSNPNPNPNPDPNPNLTSSDPLVAPWPLLVPNNDPYSTTRCLRNPNAYVMMPCWVAPDRGAMFAAQMQHVNGNENAGTGDLARAPTAVGPFHGGSSSRGSSCVREERKRCEIPGAFSGDTVEHTLSNIPSSSALRPRRIAEPVPSITNGSVSGVELTNGATMRRLVDLSRTQQILLVTCSSNSERPFNGEAMITVGLLYKYTSRDEVRISCACHGSSFSPEEFARHAGCTDTSQALREIVVHVPL; this comes from the exons atGTTCCCTTACTCCTCCTTACTCCCAATGGCCCCAAACCCTACAGAAACAGAGCTCCCAAATCAAAGCTTTGAGCAACATGTTGAAGCCCTAGACCTCACCCTGGGCCTCTCTCTCCCCCAAAGACCACCCACTTATGATAATGTTCTTGGCATGCACTGttccaaccctaaccctaaccctaaccctgacCCTAACCCTAACTTGACGTCGTCTGATCCGCTAGTCGCGCCATGGCCATTGCTTGTTCCGAATAACGATCCCTACAGCACTACCCGATGCTTGCGAAATCCAAACGCTTACGTGATGATGCCTTGCTGGGTTGCACCGGATCGCGGTGCAATGTTCGCAGCACAGATGCAGCATGTCAATGGTAATGAGAATGCAGGAACTGGTGACTTAGCTCGAGCTCCTACAGCAGTGGGTCCATTTCATGGGGGCAGTAGCAGTAGAGGATCCTCGTGCGTTCGCGAGGAAAGAAAACGTTGTGAGATTCCAG GGGCCTTTTCGGGCGATACCGTCGAGCACACACTGAGCAACATTCCTTCTAGCTCTGCGCTTCGTCCCCGCAGAATTGCTGAGCCGGTTCCGAGCATAACCAATGGATCGGTCTCAGGAGTAGAGCTCACTAATGGCGCTACAATGAGGAGGCTTGTGGACTTATCAAGAACACAGCAGATTCTGCTTGTGACATGCTCAAGTAATAGTGAACGTCCCTTCAATGGAGAGGCTATGATCACAGTTGGTTTACTCTACAAATACACCAGCAGAGACGAAGTTAGAATTTCATGTGCGTGCCATGGGAGCTCCTTCTCACCAGAGGAGTTTGCGAGGCATGCTGGGTGCACTGATACTTCGCAAGCATTAAGAGAGATTGTAGTTCATGTCCCTTTGTAG